The Thermoanaerobaculia bacterium genome contains the following window.
CGATCGAGTGGCTGCTGGCGGAGATCTGGCCCCGCCTGCGCCGGCTGCGGCCGCGCGTGCGGCTGGCGATCGTCGGCGCCCATCCGCCGGAGGAGGTCGCCGCCCGGCACGGCCGCGACGGTATCGAGGTCTTCGGCACCGTCGCCGACACGGCGGCGTTCTACCGTGGTGCGCGAGTGCTCCTGGCGCCGATCCGGGCCGGATCCGGCACCCGCCTGAAGCTGCTCGAGGCCTTCGCGAGCGCGCTGCCCGTCGTGGGCACGAAGCTGGCCGCCGAAGGGCTCGCGGTGCGCGACGGCGAGCATCTCCTGCTCGCCGAGACGGCCGAGGAGCTGGCGCGGGCGGCAGCCAGGGTGCTCGCGGAGCCCGAGCTCGCGGCGGAGATCGCAGCGGCGGCTCGCCGGCTGGCGGAGGAACGCTACGACTGGCAGCAGTGCGCGGAGAAGCTGATGTCGGCCTGGGACGACCTGCTGGTCGAACCGGCCGGGGCGGTCGGACCGTCGCCCGCCGGCGTGCCAGCGCTCGCCGCGGCGCCGCCGGCGCCGGCGCGAGGGGCCGCCGGCGAGGTCGGCGACAGGGCAGAAGGGGAGGTCGCCGTGTCGGTCATCCTCCCGACCCGCAACGGCGGCGAACGTCTGGGTGAGGTGCTACGCGAGATCTTCCGCCAGCAGATCGACGTGCCCTTCGAAGTGATCTGCGTCGATTCGGCTTCGGACGCCGCCGACCTCGCCCGGATGCGCGACTTCCCGGTGCGCATCGTGCCGATCCCGCTGGCGAGTTTCAACCACGGCCTGACCCGCGATCTCGGGGCCCGTGTCGCGCGCGGGCGAGTTCTGGTCTTTCTCAACCAGGACGCCGTGCCGGCCGACCGGCT
Protein-coding sequences here:
- a CDS encoding glycosyltransferase: IEWLLAEIWPRLRRLRPRVRLAIVGAHPPEEVAARHGRDGIEVFGTVADTAAFYRGARVLLAPIRAGSGTRLKLLEAFASALPVVGTKLAAEGLAVRDGEHLLLAETAEELARAAARVLAEPELAAEIAAAARRLAEERYDWQQCAEKLMSAWDDLLVEPAGAVGPSPAGVPALAAAPPAPARGAAGEVGDRAEGEVAVSVILPTRNGGERLGEVLREIFRQQIDVPFEVICVDSASDAADLARMRDFPVRIVPIPLASFNHGLTRDLGARVARGRVLVFLNQDAVPADRLWLHRISAPLLRPGRYAAVQGGIREVPEREQVFYWHSGGPRFYFTSESCGWIAGHGGIGFSTVNAALRRTVWESLPFGWAPILEDKKWQAAAAQRGLEIADLPEAAVLHSHTYDMRTLWRRAASEGFGWRLLGVRYERAQMLRDLFHARTLELWLEGLRSGEMSSLAERLFPWVRPLALYWGNRWARDVAL